Proteins found in one Gimesia chilikensis genomic segment:
- a CDS encoding motility protein A, producing MDKATAGGLVSGIILLLLAIFIAPGSSFSAFIDIPSAAVVVGGAIAACFIAFPGAAMLLFPKVLKKVFFPQQPELAPVISQIVEFAEIARRDGILALEAKTEEIEDPFILLGVQMAVDGTDVDLMEQILRTEMEAVAGRHKNGKSLMDTVGRYAPAFGMIGTLMGLIIMLGNMDDPEAIGPGMAVALITTLYGALVSNLFFLPFADKLAYYSKQEFQVREVIIKGLIAIQEGDNPRVIEQKLNTFLPADQRVSKDGQAA from the coding sequence ATGGATAAGGCAACAGCCGGCGGACTCGTTTCAGGCATCATATTGCTGCTGCTGGCGATCTTCATTGCGCCAGGGTCAAGCTTCAGTGCCTTTATCGATATTCCCTCCGCTGCGGTGGTGGTCGGTGGGGCGATCGCAGCCTGTTTCATCGCCTTTCCGGGAGCAGCGATGCTGCTGTTTCCCAAGGTACTGAAAAAGGTCTTCTTTCCCCAGCAGCCGGAACTGGCTCCCGTGATTTCTCAGATCGTTGAGTTTGCTGAAATCGCCCGTCGCGACGGGATTCTGGCTCTGGAAGCCAAAACGGAAGAAATCGAGGACCCTTTCATTCTACTCGGCGTTCAGATGGCGGTGGACGGGACCGACGTGGATCTCATGGAACAGATTCTCCGCACTGAGATGGAAGCTGTGGCCGGTCGTCATAAAAACGGCAAATCACTGATGGATACAGTTGGTCGATACGCACCGGCATTCGGGATGATTGGAACCCTGATGGGGCTGATCATCATGCTGGGGAACATGGATGACCCGGAAGCCATTGGCCCGGGTATGGCGGTGGCGTTGATCACGACCCTGTACGGGGCACTGGTCTCGAACCTGTTCTTTCTCCCTTTTGCCGACAAGCTGGCTTATTACAGTAAACAGGAATTCCAGGTTCGGGAAGTCATCATTAAAGGGCTGATTGCAATCCAGGAAGGGGATAATCCCCGGGTGATTGAGCAGAAGCTGAATACCTTCCTGCCGGCAGACCAGCGTGTCAGCAAAGACGGTCAGGCTGCCTGA
- a CDS encoding OmpA/MotB family protein, whose product MAMPEEDGPPGVPEWVVTYGDMMSLLLTFFIMLVSMSEIRNDEGSVRAMLDSLRERFGTHHGTAAVPGKSLDPTSNRSKPASKGTSSDGGTKMGKADSSGGGGPFKTVERINTGTEVTLGGAACFDRFSAELTPALKKKLDVIAEVLLPTPNRLIVRGHASPEPLPKDSKFLDSQEISFYRAKNVAEYLKGKGIAPERLIVSSVGDAEPRTITRDPQEQYLNRRVDVFLIDAYIDTPQTGKR is encoded by the coding sequence ATGGCGATGCCTGAAGAAGACGGACCTCCTGGCGTTCCGGAATGGGTGGTCACCTATGGTGACATGATGTCGTTGTTGCTGACATTCTTCATCATGCTGGTGTCCATGAGTGAGATCCGTAACGACGAAGGATCCGTGCGTGCCATGCTGGATTCGCTGCGGGAGCGATTCGGAACGCATCACGGCACAGCCGCCGTGCCGGGAAAATCGCTGGATCCTACCAGTAACCGCAGTAAGCCCGCCTCCAAGGGGACCAGCTCTGACGGTGGGACTAAAATGGGCAAAGCGGACTCTTCGGGAGGAGGCGGCCCTTTTAAAACCGTGGAACGAATTAATACAGGAACCGAGGTGACCCTGGGGGGGGCAGCCTGTTTTGATCGATTTTCTGCGGAGCTGACTCCTGCGCTGAAGAAAAAACTGGATGTGATTGCGGAGGTGCTGCTGCCCACTCCCAATCGGCTAATCGTACGGGGGCATGCCTCGCCCGAGCCTTTACCAAAGGACTCAAAATTCCTGGATTCCCAGGAAATCTCTTTCTATCGGGCCAAAAATGTAGCAGAGTACCTTAAGGGCAAGGGAATTGCACCCGAACGACTGATTGTCAGTTCAGTGGGAGATGCTGAGCCACGGACCATCACACGCGACCCGCAAGAGCAATACTTGAATCGTCGGGTTGACGTATTTTTGATTGATGCGTATATAGACACTCCGCAGACAGGTAAGCGTTGA
- the fliN gene encoding flagellar motor switch protein FliN gives MAEDNDDLLDPSEIEKLLNSQGQNAPAEPPSGESASQSAGDDLLDPSDIEKLLQNAGSNEGVKPSGSGNVVNNDDIDGLFSQHGASSDQSGSPFSASHADTEALLNQAEANLAAAISPNLGPGHGIPGDLGGTKAFEFPNFESMTGSPEEAMALSSLQNVELDLCIELGRTELLIEEVLKMKEGVVVPLDKLAGDPVDILVNGRIIARGEVLVLNDNFCVRVAEIISPEL, from the coding sequence GTGGCTGAAGATAATGACGATCTTCTGGATCCTTCCGAAATTGAGAAGCTCTTAAACTCGCAGGGACAGAATGCGCCTGCAGAACCTCCCTCTGGTGAAAGCGCCTCTCAAAGTGCAGGGGACGACCTGCTGGATCCCTCCGATATCGAGAAACTGCTGCAGAATGCAGGATCGAACGAGGGGGTGAAGCCATCGGGTTCCGGAAATGTGGTCAATAATGATGATATCGATGGACTGTTCAGCCAGCATGGTGCGTCATCAGATCAGTCCGGTAGCCCGTTTTCCGCATCGCATGCAGACACAGAGGCGCTATTAAACCAGGCGGAAGCCAACCTGGCGGCAGCAATCTCTCCTAACCTGGGGCCCGGCCATGGTATCCCCGGAGATCTGGGAGGAACGAAGGCATTTGAGTTTCCGAATTTTGAATCGATGACAGGCAGCCCGGAAGAGGCGATGGCCCTGTCATCTCTGCAGAATGTCGAACTGGATCTGTGCATCGAACTGGGACGTACGGAACTGTTGATCGAAGAGGTCCTGAAAATGAAAGAGGGAGTGGTTGTTCCTCTGGACAAACTGGCGGGGGACCCGGTCGATATTCTCGTGAATGGCCGCATTATTGCCCGGGGCGAAGTCCTGGTGCTGAATGATAATTTTTGTGTCCGTGTTGCCGAGATTATTTCTCCCGAACTTTAA
- a CDS encoding FliO/MopB family protein encodes MIRLCILAVLTLLCLLISAVRSQAAEPAFQSRPSEFRQPREMSSNPNTYSRTAQRGVAPTTIGRESLNRPQPVNSGIAPSQTRSLPQLRVPSEAKPAANPITPLDRQKQANSTAEDQASPRRVPSIWGTFGALALVIGIILIAAKVMKKHNPLSAKTLPREVLEVLGKRPLDARQTIHFVRCGNRILILGSSPAGLETLSEVLDPVEVDLITGMCREQADSSRANQSFLNLFQSTQQKTPPARTERKPERVQPPVRSEAEPETTQDEYPEFDSAMSRLQQKLLQPSRHSLNETGDRDHV; translated from the coding sequence ATGATTCGTCTTTGCATTCTTGCCGTACTGACGTTGCTCTGCCTGCTGATCTCAGCGGTGCGAAGCCAGGCTGCCGAACCTGCGTTTCAGTCACGGCCATCTGAATTTCGTCAGCCCCGTGAAATGTCCAGTAATCCCAATACGTATTCCCGGACGGCACAACGGGGAGTGGCTCCGACTACCATTGGTCGGGAGAGTCTGAATCGGCCACAGCCGGTTAATTCCGGAATCGCTCCCTCACAGACGCGCAGCCTGCCTCAACTGAGAGTGCCCTCAGAAGCAAAGCCAGCTGCGAATCCGATTACTCCCCTGGATCGACAGAAACAGGCGAACTCAACAGCGGAAGATCAGGCATCTCCACGACGGGTGCCTTCCATCTGGGGGACATTCGGTGCGCTGGCACTGGTGATCGGCATAATCCTGATCGCAGCGAAAGTGATGAAAAAACATAATCCTTTGTCTGCGAAAACGCTGCCACGCGAAGTGCTCGAGGTTCTGGGAAAACGGCCACTGGATGCCCGTCAGACCATTCACTTTGTGAGATGCGGCAATCGGATCCTGATTCTGGGATCATCGCCCGCGGGTCTGGAGACCTTAAGCGAAGTGCTGGATCCGGTCGAAGTCGATCTGATTACCGGCATGTGTCGCGAGCAGGCAGACTCGTCTCGTGCAAATCAGTCGTTTCTGAACCTGTTTCAATCTACTCAGCAAAAAACGCCACCAGCGCGAACTGAGCGAAAGCCGGAACGTGTGCAACCTCCGGTACGTTCTGAAGCGGAGCCTGAAACAACTCAGGACGAATATCCCGAATTTGATTCTGCCATGTCCCGGTTGCAGCAGAAACTGTTACAGCCCTCCCGTCATTCCCTGAATGAAACCGGGGACCGCGATCATGTTTAA
- the fliP gene encoding flagellar type III secretion system pore protein FliP (The bacterial flagellar biogenesis protein FliP forms a type III secretion system (T3SS)-type pore required for flagellar assembly.), with protein sequence MFKWSEGGQLRNLGAWLCLCWLLTGTDALQAQTTTQNQALSNQGVGSQSLQNFPAQADPNVQPASAEKSGVPELLNVEQMTSPEGLNSTLKLFLLLTVLSLAPSILIMTTCFIRFVIVFGLLRQALGTQQLPPNQVLTSLSLFLTFMVMAPIWEKAYEEGIVPYTNQTQQAPVSLEDAFEKTVAPLRKFMSDQIELTGNSDTVWMFLDYQRPLPGSPGAADYKAPSDYDEVPLSVLLPAYMLSEVKTAFLIGFQLYLPFIVIDMVISSILISMGMMMLPPVLISLPFKILLFVLIDGWLLTVGMLLESIRAVG encoded by the coding sequence ATGTTTAAATGGAGCGAGGGGGGACAGCTCCGAAATCTGGGAGCCTGGTTGTGTCTGTGCTGGTTACTGACAGGGACAGACGCTCTGCAGGCACAGACCACAACGCAGAATCAGGCACTCTCTAACCAGGGAGTGGGCAGTCAGAGTCTGCAGAATTTCCCGGCGCAGGCCGATCCCAACGTGCAGCCTGCTTCTGCTGAAAAATCAGGAGTTCCCGAGCTGCTGAATGTGGAGCAGATGACGTCGCCGGAAGGTCTTAATTCGACCCTGAAGCTGTTTCTGTTACTGACTGTTTTAAGTCTGGCTCCGTCGATTCTGATCATGACGACCTGTTTTATCCGGTTCGTGATCGTATTCGGATTGTTGCGTCAGGCACTGGGAACGCAGCAATTACCGCCGAATCAGGTACTGACTTCCCTGAGCCTGTTTCTGACGTTCATGGTGATGGCTCCCATCTGGGAGAAAGCCTATGAGGAAGGGATCGTTCCCTACACGAATCAGACGCAACAGGCTCCTGTATCGCTGGAAGACGCATTTGAAAAGACGGTTGCTCCCCTGCGAAAGTTTATGAGTGATCAGATCGAACTCACAGGTAACAGTGATACGGTCTGGATGTTCCTCGACTATCAGCGACCGTTGCCCGGTTCTCCCGGAGCCGCGGACTATAAAGCACCCAGCGACTACGACGAAGTCCCATTGAGTGTGCTGCTGCCGGCCTACATGTTGAGCGAAGTCAAAACCGCGTTTCTGATCGGCTTCCAGTTGTATCTGCCTTTTATTGTGATCGACATGGTGATCAGTTCGATTCTGATCAGCATGGGGATGATGATGTTGCCCCCGGTGTTGATCTCATTACCGTTTAAAATTCTGTTATTTGTCTTGATTGATGGCTGGTTGCTGACAGTAGGCATGCTGCTGGAGAGTATCAGGGCCGTAGGATAA
- the fliQ gene encoding flagellar biosynthesis protein FliQ, translating to MDTSTVVDLGREGLLIMLEVSGPVMLTAVVVGLVISIGQAVTQIQDQTISFVPKIIMMVLAILYTLPWITALMMEYSTSLITNIPSRL from the coding sequence ATGGATACGTCAACCGTTGTAGATCTGGGGCGAGAAGGACTGCTGATCATGCTGGAAGTCAGCGGCCCGGTCATGCTGACCGCAGTCGTGGTCGGTCTGGTGATCAGTATCGGCCAGGCGGTGACCCAGATTCAGGATCAGACCATCAGTTTCGTGCCTAAAATCATCATGATGGTGCTGGCGATTCTGTATACATTGCCCTGGATCACAGCCCTGATGATGGAGTATAGCACCAGTCTGATCACCAACATTCCGTCGCGGCTCTGA
- a CDS encoding flagellar biosynthetic protein FliR yields MSALLDQYLLNPILQLAPGQILQWAMLQFYAFTLVLVRISGLMIIGPVFGQPIFPTNIRVLLIVCLSILITPTLHEQVTVGFYQLDANQDHRLSQDEVPAHLQKRFEELLVSSGRQGERELTVNDYRFVTHMPASLLDYAWSILGELTLGFALGLGVFLILLSLQMAGQMIDQQAGMALGEVFNPGFDMNASLSGQYLYYVGIAVFLLMEPINGHLLMLSALIDTFQIFPVGEGIVSTNTLDLLQSLMHQSLVLSIKVAAPLLAISALISLAMGYLGHTVPQINVLVIGFPIRAIVSLVVLIFTLSGAADIVVESIPSAIDQISRSTVM; encoded by the coding sequence GTGAGCGCACTGCTCGATCAATATCTGTTGAATCCCATTCTGCAGCTGGCGCCTGGTCAGATTCTGCAATGGGCCATGCTGCAGTTCTACGCCTTCACACTGGTGCTGGTTCGAATCAGCGGCCTGATGATTATCGGCCCTGTCTTCGGGCAGCCGATCTTTCCAACGAATATCCGGGTGCTGTTAATTGTGTGCCTGTCGATTCTGATCACGCCGACGCTGCACGAACAGGTTACCGTTGGTTTTTATCAACTGGATGCTAATCAGGATCACCGACTCAGCCAGGATGAAGTGCCCGCGCATCTGCAGAAACGCTTTGAGGAGCTGCTTGTCAGCAGTGGTCGTCAGGGAGAACGGGAACTGACGGTTAACGATTACCGCTTCGTCACGCATATGCCGGCGTCTCTGTTGGATTATGCCTGGTCGATTCTGGGCGAGTTGACGCTGGGCTTTGCCCTGGGGCTGGGAGTGTTTCTGATTCTGTTGAGTTTGCAGATGGCCGGTCAGATGATTGATCAGCAAGCGGGGATGGCGTTGGGGGAAGTCTTCAATCCCGGCTTTGACATGAACGCGTCGTTGAGTGGCCAGTACCTGTATTACGTGGGGATCGCGGTTTTTCTGCTGATGGAGCCGATCAATGGTCATTTGCTGATGCTTTCGGCATTGATCGATACGTTCCAGATCTTTCCCGTCGGCGAGGGGATTGTCTCAACTAATACGCTGGATCTGTTGCAGTCCCTGATGCATCAGTCGCTGGTACTTTCGATCAAAGTTGCCGCGCCCCTGCTGGCGATCAGTGCCCTGATTTCGCTGGCGATGGGGTACCTGGGACATACGGTTCCCCAGATCAATGTGCTGGTGATCGGCTTTCCGATTCGTGCGATTGTCAGTCTGGTCGTCCTGATCTTCACCCTGTCTGGAGCCGCTGACATTGTGGTCGAATCGATTCCCAGTGCCATCGATCAGATCAGCCGCAGTACCGTGATGTAG
- the flhB gene encoding flagellar biosynthesis protein FlhB — MAENDTGEKTEDPTDRRRNEAREKGNIAKSTDLNAAGMMLATAGVLYFFAVSLSHDMKNLMEATLTSPVWLRVDTAVIMERVQAIIKQFLQGSALTMLMLFIAAIILNIVQVGFMMTPDVLQIKWERLNPIEGAKRIVSIRGLVKLGVSLGKITLLVLIAVWFSYLVFPNFLALMGAPPETIMRDIFNSSIELGILLALALIILGGLDFAFQKWKHEKDLMMSKQEVREEMKSMDGDPLIRQRRREAHRKLALSQELSQVATSDVVITNPTHISIAIKYDPEKMPAPVVVAKGAGEIALQIRKIANEHGIPIIERKPLARQMYRDVKAGEEIPFELYEVFVEIMAYVYNLTGKTMPDAR, encoded by the coding sequence ATGGCAGAGAATGATACCGGAGAAAAAACAGAAGACCCGACGGATCGCCGGCGCAATGAAGCCCGCGAGAAGGGGAACATTGCGAAAAGTACCGACCTGAATGCAGCGGGGATGATGCTGGCGACCGCGGGTGTGCTCTACTTCTTTGCGGTCAGTCTGAGCCACGACATGAAGAATCTGATGGAAGCGACGCTGACCAGCCCGGTCTGGCTGCGTGTCGATACCGCGGTCATCATGGAACGCGTGCAGGCGATCATTAAACAGTTTCTGCAGGGGTCTGCTCTGACGATGCTGATGCTGTTTATTGCTGCCATCATCCTGAATATCGTGCAGGTCGGATTCATGATGACCCCGGATGTCCTGCAGATCAAATGGGAACGTTTGAATCCGATTGAAGGTGCCAAGCGGATTGTTTCGATTCGCGGACTGGTCAAGCTGGGAGTCAGCCTGGGAAAAATTACACTGCTGGTGCTGATCGCGGTCTGGTTCAGCTACCTGGTGTTCCCGAATTTTCTCGCGTTGATGGGGGCACCTCCCGAGACCATTATGCGCGACATTTTTAATTCCTCGATCGAGCTGGGCATCCTGCTGGCACTGGCGTTGATTATCCTGGGCGGTTTGGATTTTGCCTTTCAGAAATGGAAGCATGAAAAAGACCTGATGATGAGTAAGCAGGAAGTTCGCGAAGAGATGAAGTCGATGGATGGAGATCCGCTGATCCGCCAGAGACGCCGCGAAGCGCATCGCAAACTGGCTCTCTCGCAGGAACTCTCCCAGGTCGCGACTTCCGATGTCGTGATCACCAACCCGACCCATATTTCGATTGCCATCAAGTACGATCCGGAGAAGATGCCGGCACCGGTTGTTGTGGCCAAAGGGGCAGGGGAGATCGCGTTGCAGATCCGGAAGATCGCCAATGAACATGGGATTCCGATTATCGAACGGAAGCCGCTGGCGCGACAGATGTATCGTGATGTGAAAGCCGGCGAGGAAATTCCTTTCGAGCTGTACGAGGTCTTTGTGGAGATCATGGCCTACGTCTACAATCTGACCGGAAAAACGATGCCGGACGCCCGCTGA
- a CDS encoding PP2C family protein-serine/threonine phosphatase: protein MRWEHPVQFASQSDVGFRRRNNEDSISVRICKDQESWRDHGHFFLVADGMGGHAVGELASKIASETVPHTFFKNKPGPVAKSLKTAVEIANQAIHERGMANREFMRMGTTCSTLCLCPEGAVIGHVGDSRVYRVRENRIDQLTFDHSLQWELIRQGRMKPEEVYLNEPRNVITRSLGPEPVVKVDIEGPYPVLEGDRYILCSDGLTSHLKDDEIGMISKYLDPSDACRLMVNLANLRGGSDNISVIIVRVGDLPDGNLPQQEEPDAEPEIELEKDYREWLWLAGVWGASLMVATGIVMWLLTQFDKGEFLAFGGMSLLVMLLVRKVFAQRELGKNKDYLDNKTVEWRPYRSERLKFNTDFLQYLTTMESELQRAAMEEEWTIEWSNHNKIYYEAKEELEQKKYLKAFRDFSRAIDILMTGLHSYRKEMVHQARWKKNPPTSPQGE from the coding sequence ATGCGTTGGGAACATCCGGTTCAGTTCGCATCGCAGAGTGATGTTGGCTTTCGACGACGGAATAATGAAGACTCCATTTCCGTCCGGATCTGTAAGGATCAGGAAAGCTGGCGGGACCATGGGCATTTCTTTCTGGTCGCCGATGGAATGGGGGGGCATGCTGTTGGTGAACTTGCCAGTAAGATCGCCTCTGAAACCGTTCCGCATACCTTCTTCAAAAACAAGCCGGGCCCTGTTGCCAAATCTCTGAAAACCGCCGTCGAAATTGCCAACCAGGCAATTCATGAACGGGGGATGGCCAACCGCGAATTCATGCGGATGGGAACCACCTGCAGCACGCTCTGCCTCTGTCCCGAAGGGGCCGTGATCGGTCATGTCGGCGACAGCCGGGTCTATCGCGTCCGCGAGAACCGGATCGATCAGCTGACCTTCGATCACAGTCTGCAGTGGGAGCTGATTCGCCAGGGACGGATGAAGCCGGAAGAGGTTTACCTGAATGAGCCACGCAATGTGATTACGCGCTCTCTGGGACCAGAGCCGGTGGTCAAAGTCGATATCGAAGGACCCTACCCGGTGCTGGAAGGGGATCGCTATATTCTTTGCAGTGACGGGCTGACCAGTCACCTCAAGGATGATGAGATCGGGATGATCTCCAAGTATCTCGATCCGAGTGATGCCTGTCGGCTGATGGTGAATCTGGCGAACCTCCGCGGCGGTTCTGACAATATCTCAGTGATCATTGTGCGGGTGGGCGATTTGCCTGATGGAAATCTTCCACAGCAGGAGGAGCCTGATGCTGAACCGGAGATCGAACTGGAGAAAGACTATCGGGAATGGTTGTGGCTGGCGGGCGTCTGGGGGGCCTCGCTGATGGTGGCGACCGGTATTGTGATGTGGTTGCTGACCCAGTTTGACAAAGGGGAGTTTCTGGCTTTCGGAGGTATGTCGCTTCTGGTGATGCTGCTTGTCAGAAAAGTGTTCGCCCAACGGGAACTCGGTAAAAATAAGGACTACCTGGATAATAAAACCGTTGAGTGGCGGCCTTATCGATCAGAGCGACTGAAGTTCAACACTGATTTTCTGCAGTACCTGACCACCATGGAATCTGAGTTACAGCGGGCTGCGATGGAAGAAGAGTGGACGATCGAGTGGTCGAATCATAATAAAATTTATTATGAGGCTAAGGAAGAACTCGAGCAGAAGAAGTACCTCAAAGCCTTTCGCGATTTTTCCCGGGCCATCGATATTCTGATGACCGGTCTGCATTCCTATCGGAAGGAAATGGTTCATCAGGCACGCTGGAAGAAAAATCCCCCCACGTCCCCGCAGGGTGAGTAA
- a CDS encoding sensor histidine kinase, which produces MFFTQTIRRKLGVGLGIIFFMLILLAYGAVSGLLSYQNTVADFKYSLDSLPDRDRLIVSVVALNEPLQKIRHSRPAASAHYQQKFKEQLHEVEKNEIPGFLQKVDRLPDPSLSTWRGFVNSQFSQHSAVMKRLEHLSLMAEQLEDPKQRLKVAEQMILEVAHLESLILEVKEVPSSTKSVIERASRVYRSRYNLVWVTCLIVFITFGCLIWYGYRTVLAPIQELHSGARIVAQGHFDHHFEIKSRDEMAELAEAFNKMTQRFKEKRDELNHKVDERSRQLVRSERLAGIGVLAAGVAHEINNPLSAISMASESLQGRMGDLKPHCPEDDLDVVEQYLGLIQREAMRCRDITSKLLDFSRGQNSVRSENDLVAVIEEVCSMVSLIKRLKGRNIQFSPPGACWAEFNPAEIKQVVLNIMTNALESMEVGGSLEIQVREHVDSVTLIFKDDGCGMSPEVMDSLFDPFFTQRADGTGTGLGMSITHRIVKDHGGEIEVESAGPGKGSTFFVELPKKAKLQNKAA; this is translated from the coding sequence GTGTTCTTTACACAAACAATCAGGCGGAAACTGGGTGTCGGACTGGGGATTATCTTCTTCATGCTGATCCTGCTGGCCTATGGTGCGGTTTCCGGTCTGCTTTCCTATCAAAATACGGTGGCAGACTTTAAATACTCGCTGGACAGCCTGCCCGATCGCGATCGATTGATCGTATCCGTTGTCGCTCTGAATGAACCACTGCAGAAGATCCGCCATTCCCGTCCTGCTGCCAGTGCCCATTATCAGCAGAAATTTAAAGAACAACTGCACGAAGTGGAAAAGAACGAAATTCCAGGCTTTCTGCAGAAGGTCGATCGTCTGCCGGACCCCTCCCTGTCGACGTGGCGCGGGTTTGTTAACTCCCAGTTCAGTCAGCACAGTGCTGTTATGAAGCGCCTGGAACACCTCTCCCTGATGGCGGAGCAACTGGAAGATCCCAAGCAGAGGCTGAAGGTCGCTGAGCAGATGATCCTGGAAGTGGCCCATCTGGAAAGCCTGATTCTGGAAGTCAAAGAAGTCCCATCCAGCACCAAATCGGTGATCGAGCGGGCATCGCGGGTCTATCGTTCCCGCTATAACCTGGTCTGGGTCACATGCCTGATCGTGTTTATTACCTTTGGCTGTCTGATCTGGTATGGCTACAGAACCGTCCTGGCCCCCATCCAGGAACTGCACTCCGGAGCTCGCATTGTGGCCCAGGGGCATTTTGACCATCATTTCGAAATCAAATCGCGAGATGAAATGGCCGAACTGGCCGAAGCCTTCAACAAGATGACACAGCGATTCAAGGAAAAACGGGATGAATTGAATCACAAAGTGGATGAACGCAGCAGGCAACTGGTGCGGTCTGAGCGACTGGCGGGAATCGGTGTGCTGGCTGCCGGGGTGGCCCACGAGATCAATAATCCGCTCTCTGCGATTTCGATGGCTTCCGAATCCCTGCAGGGCCGAATGGGAGATTTGAAGCCACACTGCCCGGAGGATGATCTGGATGTTGTAGAGCAGTATCTGGGGCTGATTCAACGCGAAGCAATGCGCTGTCGGGACATTACCTCCAAACTGCTCGACTTCTCCCGCGGTCAGAATTCGGTTCGCAGCGAAAATGATCTGGTGGCCGTCATTGAAGAGGTCTGTTCGATGGTCAGCCTGATCAAACGTCTCAAAGGACGGAATATCCAGTTTTCCCCGCCGGGAGCCTGTTGGGCCGAGTTTAATCCAGCCGAGATCAAACAGGTTGTGCTCAATATCATGACCAATGCCCTGGAATCCATGGAGGTAGGGGGCAGTCTGGAGATCCAGGTTCGTGAGCATGTCGATTCTGTGACGCTCATTTTCAAAGACGACGGTTGTGGTATGTCGCCGGAAGTCATGGATAGTCTGTTCGATCCCTTCTTTACTCAACGGGCCGATGGAACTGGCACCGGACTGGGCATGTCGATCACGCATCGGATCGTGAAGGACCACGGTGGTGAGATCGAAGTCGAAAGCGCAGGGCCGGGAAAAGGGAGCACATTTTTTGTGGAGCTTCCTAAAAAAGCCAAGCTGCAAAACAAGGCTGCATAA